A stretch of the Lolium perenne isolate Kyuss_39 chromosome 3, Kyuss_2.0, whole genome shotgun sequence genome encodes the following:
- the LOC127345384 gene encoding uncharacterized protein, giving the protein MPPPAGLLPWPSPTAPAPRLATTTTTRPRPPPRVRPPPPPRRAPPSPPPPRLKPVVAPKLDTSLPPPPAIVSNYDPASTCLGCTHFGSCSGCTHEVDLDKPPVLEEVSDFFKGHGIEDFTFSRGRLSEWRCRAKLAVRGTSESPLIGLYQEGTHIVQDIPECRAHHPSINAAIKLLKQGISKLNVQPFDEDAGTGELRYVQMTVTTYNTSIPVAERYDQARVQVSLVWNSRDERSKNSEKLSLLQEFLWTNGGPRSNLHVIHSIWANFQTSTSNIIFGHKWRHIGGEADLWERFGGVDISLDPYSFGQANTLSFNSLLHKLIKYVPRGSTVVDLYSGAGVIGLALAASRKCRSVKCVEINKMSKLSFEKSASRLPTNLGCTITWHNTDASVEPIHWLEGSSVAIVDPPRKGLHPSVINALQRVGLSERKAYKAKSSLTKIKDEKRPWILRAREPAVHVDSTIMEESSETWPETLIYISCGWESFKKDCKSLISHEAWYLENAHAFNFFPGTDSIEVLAIFRRESGTTEKKKKLKMKAKTKTKTKKKKSK; this is encoded by the exons ATGCCTCCTCCGGCGGGCCTGCTCCCTTGGCCGTCGCCGACCGCCCCGGCGCCGCGTctcgccaccaccaccacgacTCGACCGCGTCCCCCTCCTCGCGTTcgccctccccctccccctcgcCGTGCCCCGCCGTCACCTCCGCCACCTCGGCTCAAACCTGTCGTCGCGCCGAAGCTGGACACCTCCCTGCCCCCGCCACCCGCCATTGTCTCCAACTACGACCCTGCCTCCACCTGCCTCGGATGCACCCACTTCGGCTC GTGTTCCGGGTGCACGCACGAGGTCGACCTGGACAAGCCGCCGGTGCTGGAGGAGGTGTCGGATTTTTTCAAGGGCCACGGAATTGAAGACTTCACCTTCAGCAGGGGCAGGCTG TCTGAATGGCGGTGCCGCGCAAAGCTAGCAGTACGTGGAACATCAGAGAGCCCGCTGATTGGTTTATACCAGGAAGGAACACACATTGTTCAAGATATTCCCGAGTGCAGAG CCCATCACCCAAGCATTAATGCTGCTATTAAGCTTCTGAAACAAG GTATATCTAAGCTGAATGTGCAGCCTTTTGATGAAGATGCTGGTACTGGTGAACTAAGATATGTGCAG ATGACTGTGACAACATATAACACATCTATTCCAGTTGCAGAAAGATACGACCAAG CGAGAGTTCAAGTTTCATTGGTTTGGAATTCAAGAGACGAGCGCTCGAAAAATTCAGAAAAGTTGAGTTTGTTGCAAGAA TTCTTATGGACAAATGGCGGACCAAGAAGTAACCTGCATGTGATTCACTCTATATGGGCCAATTTTCagacatcaaccagcaat ATAATTTTTGGGCATAAATGGAGACATATCGGCGGGGAGGCAGACCTGTGGGAGCGTTTCGGAGGAGTTGATATTTCTCTCGATCCATATAGCTTTGGGCAGGCTAATACTCTG TCTTTTAACTCATTACTTCATAAGTTGATCAAATATGTACCACGTGGCTCAACAGTTGTTGATTTGTACTCTGGTGCTGGTGTTATTGGGTTAGCCCTTGCGGCTTCTAGGAAATGCAG GTCTGTGAAATGTGTTGAGATCAACAAAATGTCGAAGCTTTCTTTTGAGAAGTCAGCAAGCCGACTTCCAACAAACCTGGGCTGCACCATAACTTGGCACAATACCGATGCTTCAGTT GAACCTATTCACTGGCTTGAAGGATCAAGTGTTGCTATCGTGGATCCTCCCAGGAAAGGATTGCACCCTTCTGTTATCAATGCTCTACAGAGAGTTGGTTTGTCTGAGCGCAAGGCGTACAAGGCTAAAAG TTCACTTACGAAGATCAAAGATGAGAAGAGACCATGGATCCTACGAGCAAGGGAGCCAGCTGTTCATGTTGATAGCACAATCATGGAAGAAAGTAGTGAAACATGGCCAGAAACCCTCATATACATCAGCTGTGGATGGGAAAGTTTTAAGAAG GACTGCAAGAGCTTGATATCCCACGAGGCCTGGTATTTGGAGAATGCTCATGCTTTTAACTTCTTCCCTGGCACTGATAG TATCGAAGTCCTGGCGATCTTCAGACGGGAATCTGGAACTACTGAGAAAAAGAAGAAACTAAAAATGAAAGCCAAAACGAAAACGAAAACGAAAAAGAAGAAATCCAAGTAG